In Pongo pygmaeus isolate AG05252 chromosome 13, NHGRI_mPonPyg2-v2.0_pri, whole genome shotgun sequence, one genomic interval encodes:
- the TAL2 gene encoding T-cell acute lymphocytic leukemia protein 2, with product MTRKIFANTRERWRQQNVNSAFAKLRKLIPTHPPDKKLSKNETLRLAMRYINFLVKVLGEQSLQQTGVAAQGNILGLFPQGPHLPGLEDRTLLENYQVSSPGPSHHIP from the coding sequence ATGACCAGGAAGATCTTCGCAAATACCAGGGAGCGGTGGAGGCAGCAGAATGTCAACAGCGCCTTTGCCAAGCTGAGGAAGCTCATCCCCACTCACCCTCCAGACAAAAAGCTGAGCAAAAATGAAACGCTTCGCCTGGCAATGAGGTATATCAACTTCTTGGTCAAGGTCTTGGGGGAGCAAAGCCTGCAACAAACGGGAGTGGCTGCTCAGGGGAACATTCTGGGGCTCTTCCCTCAAGGACCCCACCTGCCAGGCCTGGAGGACAGAACTCTGCTTGAGAACTACCAGGTTTCTTCACCTGGTCCAAGCCACCACATTCCTTAG